The following are encoded in a window of Sphaerisporangium siamense genomic DNA:
- a CDS encoding thiamine-phosphate kinase, with protein sequence MEHTWRCAITVADLGEFGIIARIVGRLPQTPAVLLGPGDDAALLRAPDGRVAVTTDLLLEGRHFRRDWSSPYDIGRKAAAQNLADIAAMGAVPTALVVGLGLPGDLPTSWLDGLTDGFGDECATIGAGVAGGDIVRSERVVLGVTALGDLGGRPPVTRSGARPGQVLAVAGKLGHAAAGLALYEAGRAEEWPALAEAHRRPSPPYSCGPAAAALGATAMLDVSDGLLQDIGHIATASGVRVEIDPALLPVDDALTAAAAALGEDPLRWTLTGGEDHALAAVFPPEAAPPGEWRVVGRVTEGEGVQVRGREEAYGGWDHFRG encoded by the coding sequence ATGGAACACACCTGGAGGTGTGCTATCACAGTCGCAGATCTTGGTGAATTCGGGATCATTGCACGTATTGTCGGACGCTTGCCTCAAACTCCCGCGGTATTGCTCGGTCCGGGCGATGACGCCGCGCTATTGCGTGCTCCCGATGGGCGGGTTGCCGTGACGACGGATCTCCTCCTTGAGGGTAGGCACTTCCGCCGTGATTGGTCCAGTCCGTACGACATCGGCAGGAAGGCGGCGGCGCAGAACCTCGCCGACATCGCCGCCATGGGCGCGGTTCCCACCGCCCTCGTCGTCGGCCTCGGCCTGCCCGGGGATCTGCCCACCTCGTGGCTGGACGGGCTCACCGACGGGTTCGGGGACGAGTGCGCGACGATCGGCGCGGGCGTGGCCGGGGGCGACATCGTCCGGTCCGAGCGGGTCGTGCTCGGCGTGACCGCGCTCGGTGACCTCGGCGGACGGCCGCCCGTCACCCGCTCGGGGGCCCGGCCGGGGCAGGTGCTCGCCGTGGCGGGCAAGCTCGGGCACGCCGCGGCGGGGCTGGCGCTGTACGAGGCGGGGCGCGCCGAGGAGTGGCCCGCGCTGGCCGAGGCGCACCGTCGGCCGAGCCCCCCGTACTCCTGCGGGCCCGCCGCCGCCGCCCTCGGCGCCACCGCGATGCTGGACGTCAGCGACGGGCTGCTCCAGGACATCGGCCACATCGCCACGGCGAGCGGCGTCCGCGTGGAGATCGACCCGGCGCTGCTGCCCGTGGACGACGCCCTCACCGCCGCGGCGGCCGCACTGGGGGAGGATCCGCTGCGGTGGACGCTCACCGGTGGCGAAGATCACGCGCTCGCGGCCGTGTTCCCCCCGGAGGCGGCGCCGCCGGGGGAGTGGCGGGTCGTGGGCCGTGTCACGGAGGGCGAAGGCGTGCAGGTCAGGGGGCGTGAGGAGGCGTACGGGGGCTGGGACCACTTCCGGGGGTAG
- a CDS encoding DAK2 domain-containing protein → MRLLDSGAVRRWSRLSAEVLGRARGEIDALNVFPVPDGDTGTNLHLTMLSAAEALDGLPAEADAARTWRALAHGALLGARGNSGVIVSQALRGMAEVLGGAAGGGRDLRRGLARAAETAREAVARPVEGTVLSVLAAVAHAVEGASDELAEVARGAASAARAALGRTTGQLEALARGGVVDAGAAGLTLIVESLAAVVTGSYAGRYEVPAPAVKVRPAPVEGPAYEVMYLLEADDAAVAALREELDRLGDSLVVVGGDGLWNVHVHVDDAGAAVEAGTRAGRPYRIRVTYLDAPARPHRAGHGRGVVAVAAGDGIARLFEEAGAVVVRRDPGTSPPLAPVLEAIRRAGTEVVVLPNDTGVNAVALAAAETAREDGVTVSVVPTRSTVQGVAALAVHDPLRRFDDDVVAMADAAGHTRHGHVWVADRAAMTSAGVCRPGDVLGVIDGDVALIGTALPDVAVEITSRMLSAGSELVTLITGLGGGEELAHVVAAHLATARPDVEVAVHAGGQGGYPLLIGVE, encoded by the coding sequence CTGCGACTTCTTGATTCCGGGGCCGTTCGGCGTTGGTCGCGGCTGAGTGCCGAGGTGCTCGGTAGGGCGCGGGGCGAGATCGACGCGTTGAACGTGTTTCCCGTTCCCGACGGTGACACCGGGACGAACCTTCATCTCACGATGCTGTCGGCCGCGGAGGCCCTGGACGGGCTGCCCGCGGAGGCCGACGCCGCGCGTACCTGGCGCGCGCTGGCCCATGGGGCGCTGCTCGGCGCGCGGGGGAACTCGGGCGTGATCGTGAGCCAGGCCCTGCGCGGCATGGCCGAGGTGCTGGGCGGCGCGGCGGGCGGGGGCCGTGATCTGCGGCGAGGGCTCGCCAGGGCGGCCGAGACCGCCAGGGAGGCCGTGGCGCGGCCCGTCGAGGGCACGGTGCTCAGCGTGCTCGCCGCGGTCGCGCACGCCGTCGAGGGGGCCTCGGACGAGCTGGCCGAGGTGGCGCGCGGGGCCGCGTCCGCCGCCCGCGCCGCCCTGGGGCGCACCACCGGCCAGTTGGAGGCGCTCGCGCGCGGCGGGGTCGTGGACGCGGGGGCCGCGGGGCTCACGCTGATCGTCGAGTCGCTGGCGGCCGTGGTCACCGGCTCCTACGCCGGGCGGTACGAGGTGCCCGCGCCCGCCGTCAAGGTGCGGCCGGCCCCGGTGGAGGGGCCGGCGTACGAGGTGATGTACCTGCTGGAGGCCGACGACGCGGCGGTGGCCGCGCTGAGGGAGGAACTGGACCGTCTCGGCGACTCCCTGGTGGTCGTCGGCGGGGACGGCCTGTGGAACGTGCACGTCCACGTGGACGACGCCGGCGCCGCCGTCGAGGCCGGGACGCGCGCCGGTCGGCCGTACCGGATCAGGGTGACCTATCTGGACGCGCCCGCGCGGCCCCACCGCGCCGGGCACGGCAGGGGAGTGGTCGCGGTGGCGGCCGGGGACGGCATCGCCCGCCTGTTCGAGGAGGCCGGAGCCGTCGTGGTGCGCCGCGATCCCGGGACCAGCCCGCCGCTCGCGCCCGTGCTGGAGGCGATCCGCCGCGCGGGCACCGAGGTCGTGGTGCTGCCCAACGACACCGGCGTCAACGCCGTGGCCCTGGCCGCCGCCGAGACGGCCCGCGAGGACGGCGTCACGGTCAGCGTCGTGCCGACCAGGTCGACCGTGCAGGGGGTGGCGGCGCTGGCCGTGCACGACCCGCTGCGCCGCTTCGACGACGACGTGGTCGCGATGGCCGACGCCGCCGGGCACACCCGGCACGGGCACGTCTGGGTGGCCGACCGGGCGGCGATGACCAGCGCCGGGGTGTGCCGGCCCGGGGACGTCCTCGGCGTGATCGACGGCGATGTCGCCCTGATCGGCACGGCCCTGCCGGACGTCGCCGTCGAGATCACCTCGCGCATGCTGTCGGCGGGCAGCGAGCTGGTCACGCTGATCACGGGCCTGGGCGGCGGGGAGGAGCTGGCGCACGTCGTGGCGGCCCACCTCGCCACTGCCCGCCCCGACGTCGAGGTCGCCGTCCACGCGGGCGGCCAGGGCGGCTACCCGCTGCTCATCGGCGTCGAGTGA
- a CDS encoding DUF3515 family protein, translating to MTVPTALTAGRTAAVLSALALLSAACGGAVRIAPPAPQGDTAAACAALVKRLPGTLDGAERVPSEPASPYVAVWGAGEIALRCGVPRPAAMDPMQQVPEIDGVPWFADPARPALFTAVNPRGYVEVTISRAHDPSGVLIDLAPAIKAAFPPAETPSG from the coding sequence GTGACCGTGCCGACCGCGCTGACGGCGGGAAGGACCGCCGCCGTCCTGTCGGCGCTGGCGCTGCTGTCGGCCGCGTGCGGCGGCGCCGTGCGGATCGCGCCTCCGGCGCCCCAGGGGGACACGGCGGCCGCCTGCGCGGCCCTGGTGAAGCGCCTGCCCGGCACCCTCGACGGCGCCGAGCGCGTCCCCTCCGAGCCCGCCTCGCCGTACGTCGCGGTGTGGGGGGCCGGGGAGATCGCGTTGCGCTGCGGCGTGCCGAGGCCCGCCGCGATGGATCCGATGCAGCAGGTCCCCGAGATCGACGGCGTGCCGTGGTTCGCCGACCCGGCCAGGCCGGCGCTGTTCACGGCCGTCAACCCGCGGGGCTACGTCGAGGTGACGATCTCGCGGGCGCACGACCCCTCGGGGGTGCTCATCGACCTCGCCCCCGCGATCAAGGCAGCCTTCCCGCCGGCGGAGACGCCGTCCGGCTGA
- a CDS encoding Lrp/AsnC family transcriptional regulator, whose translation MVQAYILIQTEVGKAADVAGAIKVIPGVTQAEDVTGPYDVIVRAEANNVDELGKLVVAKIQAVEGITRTLTCPIVHI comes from the coding sequence ATGGTGCAGGCTTACATCCTCATCCAGACAGAAGTAGGCAAGGCCGCCGACGTCGCGGGCGCCATCAAGGTCATCCCAGGGGTGACCCAGGCCGAGGACGTCACCGGCCCGTACGATGTGATCGTCCGCGCCGAGGCCAACAACGTGGACGAACTCGGCAAGCTCGTCGTCGCGAAGATTCAGGCCGTCGAGGGGATCACGCGTACTCTTACGTGTCCGATCGTCCATATCTGA
- the thiD gene encoding bifunctional hydroxymethylpyrimidine kinase/phosphomethylpyrimidine kinase: MTPPRVLTIAGSDSGGGAGIQADLKTMLALGVHGMSVIAAVTAQNSLGVQGYWELPPEAVRAQLSSVLGDIGVQAVKTGMLASPALVEIVAEILSGVAAPVVVDPVGVSKHGDSLLAPEAVDVVKGRLLPVATVVTPNLWEVEQLTSVKVEDEDGLRPAAEAVLALGPAWALIKGGHLPGPPVDLLTDGVREYRFRAERHDNRHTHGTGCTLASAIASHLALGEDVPEAVRKAKEYVTGAIAHGFPLGAGIGPVDHAWRWR, encoded by the coding sequence ATGACACCTCCCCGTGTGCTGACGATCGCAGGGTCCGACTCCGGAGGAGGCGCGGGCATCCAGGCCGATCTGAAGACCATGCTCGCGCTGGGCGTCCACGGCATGAGCGTGATCGCCGCCGTGACCGCGCAGAACTCCCTCGGCGTCCAGGGCTACTGGGAACTGCCCCCCGAGGCCGTGCGCGCCCAGCTCTCCTCGGTGCTCGGCGACATCGGCGTCCAGGCCGTCAAGACCGGCATGCTGGCGTCCCCGGCGCTGGTCGAGATCGTCGCCGAAATCCTGTCCGGTGTGGCGGCGCCCGTGGTGGTGGATCCGGTGGGCGTCTCCAAGCACGGCGACTCGCTCCTCGCCCCCGAGGCGGTGGACGTCGTCAAGGGCCGCCTGCTGCCCGTCGCGACCGTGGTCACCCCCAACCTGTGGGAGGTCGAGCAGCTCACCTCGGTGAAGGTGGAGGACGAGGACGGCCTACGCCCGGCCGCCGAGGCGGTGCTGGCGCTCGGCCCCGCGTGGGCGCTGATCAAGGGCGGCCACCTGCCCGGCCCGCCGGTGGACCTGCTCACCGACGGCGTCCGCGAGTACCGCTTCCGCGCCGAGCGCCACGACAACCGGCACACCCACGGCACGGGTTGCACGCTGGCCTCGGCCATCGCCTCCCACCTCGCGCTCGGCGAGGACGTCCCGGAGGCCGTGCGCAAGGCGAAGGAGTACGTCACCGGGGCGATCGCCCACGGTTTCCCCCTGGGCGCGGGCATCGGCCCGGTGGACCACGCCTGGCGGTGGCGCTGA
- the rpmB gene encoding 50S ribosomal protein L28 — protein sequence MASVCDVCGKGPIFGNNISHSHRRTRRRWNPNIQRVRAMVGSTPKRLNVCTSCIKAGKVTR from the coding sequence GTGGCTTCCGTCTGCGACGTTTGCGGCAAGGGGCCGATCTTCGGCAACAACATCTCGCACTCGCACCGCCGCACCCGCCGCCGCTGGAACCCCAACATCCAGCGCGTCCGCGCCATGGTGGGCAGCACGCCGAAGCGGCTCAACGTGTGCACCTCCTGCATCAAGGCCGGCAAGGTCACCCGCTGA
- a CDS encoding D-alanine--D-alanine ligase family protein — protein MNDQHESRPRVRVAVVFGGRNSEHAVSLMGAGSVLGAIDRSKYEVVPIGIAPDGRWVLASDDQRFEIEGGELPSVDGGGTALALPSGGGPLVTLDSGRIPGTLGTVDVVFPMLHGAYGEDGTIQGLLEMAGVRYVGSGVLASAVGMDKAYMKALLAGAGLPVGPYVVVRDRDWRLDRDRVLKDVEALGWPVFVKPSRAGSSQGITRVEHYGELEAAVEHARTHDPKVLVEAAIDGREIECAVLESPGDEPPAASRPGEVLVAENHEFFDFSAKYIGSDMSLAVPADIPAEAAEDLRGMAVRAFEALGCEGLARVDFFYTSDGALIVNEINTMPGFTAMSVAPQLWAASGVSYPELVDRLIQLALQRPAGLR, from the coding sequence ATGAACGACCAGCATGAATCCCGGCCCCGCGTGCGCGTGGCGGTCGTCTTCGGAGGCCGCAACTCCGAGCACGCGGTGTCCCTCATGGGCGCGGGCAGCGTGCTCGGCGCCATCGACCGGTCGAAATACGAGGTCGTGCCCATCGGCATCGCCCCCGACGGCCGGTGGGTGCTCGCCTCCGACGACCAGAGGTTCGAGATCGAGGGCGGCGAACTGCCCTCGGTGGACGGCGGCGGCACCGCGCTCGCCCTCCCCTCCGGCGGCGGCCCGCTCGTCACGCTGGACTCCGGGCGCATCCCCGGCACGCTCGGCACGGTGGACGTCGTCTTCCCCATGCTGCACGGCGCCTACGGTGAGGACGGCACCATCCAGGGCCTGCTGGAGATGGCGGGCGTGCGCTACGTCGGCTCCGGGGTGCTGGCCAGCGCGGTCGGCATGGACAAGGCGTACATGAAGGCGCTGCTGGCCGGCGCCGGCCTGCCCGTGGGCCCCTACGTCGTGGTGCGCGACCGCGACTGGCGCCTGGACCGGGACCGGGTGCTGAAGGACGTCGAGGCCCTGGGCTGGCCCGTCTTCGTCAAGCCGTCCCGGGCGGGCTCCAGCCAGGGCATCACGCGCGTGGAGCACTACGGCGAGCTGGAGGCCGCGGTCGAGCACGCCCGCACGCACGACCCGAAGGTGCTGGTGGAGGCGGCCATCGACGGCCGCGAGATCGAGTGCGCCGTGCTGGAGTCGCCGGGCGACGAGCCGCCGGCCGCCAGCCGGCCCGGAGAGGTGCTGGTCGCCGAGAACCACGAGTTCTTCGACTTCTCGGCCAAGTACATCGGGTCGGACATGTCCCTCGCCGTCCCCGCCGACATCCCCGCCGAGGCCGCCGAGGACCTGCGGGGCATGGCCGTGCGGGCGTTCGAGGCACTCGGCTGCGAGGGGCTGGCCCGGGTGGACTTCTTCTACACGTCCGACGGCGCGCTGATCGTCAACGAGATCAACACGATGCCCGGGTTCACGGCCATGTCGGTGGCGCCGCAGCTCTGGGCGGCCTCGGGCGTGTCGTACCCGGAGCTGGTCGACCGGCTCATCCAGCTCGCGCTCCAGCGGCCCGCGGGCCTGCGGTGA